One stretch of Wolbachia endosymbiont of Armadillidium arcangelii DNA includes these proteins:
- a CDS encoding ankyrin repeat domain-containing protein has translation MNRKIWLYSVLHNALYKVDEDNDLDISNVIKKIKERLESGMRTSSKENYYKYLYTSWKKKGFDINHKFDLKDYDGFPVDSLFSIAINCKPCVLPNLAQVLIKAGANVQSEKGYLHACALIRSPDVLKALIEAGVNDSPHEHYGGNTALDCVTKLYGTDKSINCEDCCKILIKHTLEKNPNIEVPNSVKNNKELAQCWNACEANNEGWELITPSTETQVVSAQKANKSSCSIQ, from the coding sequence ATGAATAGAAAAATTTGGCTTTATAGTGTTTTGCATAATGCGTTGTACAAAGTGGATGAAGATAACGATTTAGATATTAGTAATGTAATAAAAAAAATAAAAGAAAGGCTAGAAAGTGGAATGCGAACTTCAAGCAAAGAAAACTATTATAAATATTTATACACTTCTTGGAAAAAAAAAGGTTTTGATATTAATCACAAATTTGATTTGAAAGACTATGATGGCTTTCCAGTAGATAGTCTCTTTTCTATTGCTATTAATTGCAAACCTTGCGTTTTACCAAATCTAGCGCAAGTTTTAATAAAAGCAGGGGCTAACGTGCAAAGCGAAAAAGGATATTTACATGCCTGCGCTTTGATTCGTTCTCCAGACGTGTTAAAGGCTCTCATAGAAGCGGGGGTAAATGATAGCCCACATGAACACTACGGTGGAAATACCGCTTTAGATTGCGTTACTAAATTATATGGTACAGATAAGTCAATTAACTGCGAAGATTGCTGTAAGATTTTAATTAAGCATACATTAGAAAAAAATCCCAACATAGAAGTGCCAAATTCTGTAAAAAATAATAAGGAATTGGCTCAATGTTGGAATGCTTGTGAAGCAAATAATGAAGGATGGGAATTGATTACACCAAGCACTGAGACACAAGTAGTCAGTGCGCAAAAAGCAAATAAGAGCTCCTGCTCAATTCAATAG
- a CDS encoding cytochrome c oxidase assembly protein has protein sequence MFSFLRGSNKSSIVFLLISLVVLMLCLAYASVPLYSIFCKATGYGGTTRKATNATISATDQKIRVHLNADIMSGLPWEFKSETNYIDTNIGQQSLVFYYAENLSDQPSFGMAVYNVTPFKAGKYFNKVACFCFEEQMLLPKQKAAMPVSFYVDPEIMRDNSTKDLSEITLSYTFFKLK, from the coding sequence ATGTTTTCCTTTTTAAGGGGAAGCAATAAGAGTTCTATAGTTTTCCTCCTAATATCTTTAGTGGTATTGATGCTGTGTCTTGCATATGCTTCGGTACCATTATATAGTATTTTTTGCAAAGCTACTGGATATGGTGGCACAACGAGAAAAGCAACTAATGCAACAATAAGCGCAACTGACCAAAAAATCAGGGTTCACCTTAATGCTGATATAATGTCCGGTCTGCCTTGGGAATTTAAATCAGAAACTAACTACATCGATACAAATATAGGGCAACAAAGTTTAGTGTTTTATTATGCAGAAAATTTATCTGACCAGCCTTCATTTGGAATGGCAGTATATAATGTCACACCTTTTAAAGCAGGTAAATATTTCAATAAAGTTGCATGCTTTTGTTTTGAAGAGCAAATGCTGCTACCAAAACAAAAAGCGGCTATGCCTGTATCCTTTTACGTAGACCCTGAAATAATGCGTGACAATAGCACGAAAGATTTAAGTGAAATAACACTATCGTATACGTTTTTTAAGCTTAAATAA
- a CDS encoding cysteine desulfurase family protein, translating into MTSKPVSLFSLENSSCVYADYNATAPMSKNVKKSIFEVLSKQTLNPSSLHKRGQEARKILKDARDNVRDALGVPDDKEIVFTSGATEANNLVMRGIAGYLHVISAIEHPSILNSACNPHIIPVNQESIIDFLELEKILSELKGNKAIVSVIMANNETGVIQPIEEIAEIAHKFGAICHTDAAQSVGKIEVNMEDLGVDLLTLSAHKFGGIAGSGVLIFDKKLVIEPIIIGGGQEKGLRGGTENIVAIAGLSAALQNIPDLLSKMDEVEKLRDQLECELLSLVSDIKIFGKNSKRLPNTSFIYMPGVKNDLQLMHFDLNNIAVSNGSACSSGKVGPSHVLLAMGATKEQAECSIRISIGPKVTPRDIEKIVDCWCSIYKKNALVNAKTTFTIPLKS; encoded by the coding sequence GTGACAAGCAAGCCTGTGAGTTTATTCTCTCTGGAAAATAGTAGTTGCGTGTATGCTGATTATAATGCAACTGCTCCAATGAGTAAAAATGTAAAAAAAAGTATATTTGAGGTTTTGTCAAAACAAACACTAAATCCATCATCGCTGCATAAAAGAGGACAAGAAGCGAGGAAGATTCTTAAAGATGCAAGAGATAACGTACGTGATGCTCTTGGCGTTCCAGATGATAAAGAAATAGTTTTTACATCTGGTGCAACTGAAGCGAATAACCTCGTCATGAGAGGAATAGCAGGTTATCTGCATGTAATTTCAGCTATAGAGCATCCTTCAATTCTTAATTCTGCATGTAATCCACATATAATACCCGTTAATCAAGAGAGTATTATTGACTTTTTAGAGCTAGAGAAAATTCTAAGCGAACTTAAAGGAAATAAAGCAATAGTTTCAGTTATAATGGCAAATAACGAAACCGGAGTTATTCAACCTATTGAGGAGATAGCTGAAATAGCACACAAATTTGGAGCAATTTGCCACACTGACGCTGCTCAAAGTGTTGGGAAAATTGAAGTGAATATGGAAGATTTAGGAGTGGATTTACTTACTTTATCTGCCCACAAATTTGGTGGTATAGCAGGTAGTGGAGTTTTAATATTTGACAAAAAGCTTGTAATAGAACCTATTATAATAGGTGGTGGGCAAGAAAAAGGATTGCGTGGTGGTACAGAAAATATTGTCGCAATCGCAGGTCTTTCTGCTGCATTGCAAAACATTCCAGATCTTCTATCAAAAATGGATGAAGTAGAGAAGCTGCGTGATCAATTGGAGTGTGAGTTATTAAGTCTTGTCAGTGATATCAAGATCTTTGGCAAAAATTCTAAAAGGTTGCCAAACACAAGTTTTATTTATATGCCGGGAGTGAAGAATGATTTGCAGCTCATGCATTTTGACTTAAATAATATTGCAGTCAGCAATGGTTCTGCATGTTCTTCTGGAAAAGTTGGGCCTTCTCATGTTTTGCTTGCAATGGGAGCAACAAAAGAGCAAGCAGAGTGTTCAATTAGAATCAGTATAGGTCCAAAGGTTACCCCGCGAGACATAGAAAAAATAGTGGATTGTTGGTGTAGTATCTATAAGAAGAATGCCTTAGTAAATGCAAAAACTACTTTCACCATTCCTCTTAAATCATAA
- a CDS encoding ABC transporter ATP-binding protein, translated as MGSDVALELASVSKSFKKTPAIVKDINLKITRGQVVALIGNSGSGKTTVLQIAGLLDEPTLGAVTIDGVNCTQASNKYKTHIRRNFLSFVYQFHYLLQELSVLENVMLPQLVAKRSKAEAKKKSQAILEKFGLENKASSMVSEISGGERQRVAIARSIVNSPKLLLADEPTGNLDPTNSLNIFLLLHSYVKENNSSMLIVTHNYLLAEKADHIFQLSNGSLMKL; from the coding sequence ATGGGTAGTGATGTAGCACTAGAGCTAGCTTCTGTGAGTAAGAGCTTCAAAAAAACTCCTGCTATTGTAAAAGATATCAACCTAAAGATTACAAGAGGGCAAGTAGTTGCATTGATTGGCAATTCAGGATCAGGAAAAACAACTGTATTGCAAATTGCAGGCCTGTTGGATGAGCCAACTTTAGGTGCAGTAACAATAGATGGAGTAAATTGCACGCAAGCCAGCAATAAATATAAAACTCATATAAGAAGAAATTTTCTTAGCTTTGTTTATCAATTTCACTATTTATTACAAGAGTTATCAGTATTGGAAAACGTTATGCTTCCTCAGCTTGTTGCAAAAAGGAGCAAAGCTGAAGCAAAAAAAAAATCGCAAGCAATATTGGAAAAATTTGGTCTGGAAAATAAAGCAAGTAGTATGGTATCTGAAATTTCTGGTGGAGAAAGGCAGAGGGTCGCAATTGCAAGAAGCATTGTAAACTCTCCAAAGCTTTTACTTGCAGATGAGCCAACAGGAAATTTAGACCCAACAAATTCTTTGAATATATTTTTGCTGTTGCATTCGTATGTAAAGGAAAATAATAGTTCTATGCTTATAGTGACACACAATTATCTTCTTGCAGAAAAAGCAGATCACATTTTCCAGTTAAGTAATGGATCATTAATGAAGCTGTGA
- a CDS encoding Bax inhibitor-1/YccA family protein, which translates to MPYMRNEQDIRSQGVYYSAGLRSYLTKVYNYMALALGITGLVAFLTVFSGFFSVIYSNPVLSLVIAFSPVALVFYMSFRIQHLSAQSTVTIFFLFSVLMGLSLSYVFVVYTSENIARAFFITSIMFGSMALYGNTTKRDLTSMGSFLVMGVWGLIIASIVNLFLGSSPLYFAISFVSVVVFTLMTAYDAQRIKDVYYRYNDGSEVATTKLAILGATNLYFDFINIFLNLLRLLNLFNNKD; encoded by the coding sequence ATGCCTTATATGAGAAATGAACAAGATATTCGCTCTCAAGGCGTTTATTATAGCGCTGGGCTCAGAAGTTACCTAACTAAAGTATATAATTATATGGCTTTAGCTTTGGGCATTACAGGACTTGTTGCGTTCTTAACGGTATTTTCTGGTTTTTTTTCGGTGATCTATTCTAATCCCGTTCTATCGCTTGTAATAGCGTTCTCTCCAGTTGCATTGGTGTTTTATATGTCTTTTAGGATTCAACACTTAAGTGCTCAGTCCACAGTTACTATATTTTTCTTATTTTCAGTCTTAATGGGGCTTTCCCTATCTTATGTTTTTGTAGTTTATACTTCAGAAAATATAGCAAGGGCGTTTTTCATTACATCGATCATGTTTGGCTCTATGGCTTTATATGGTAATACTACCAAAAGAGATCTTACAAGTATGGGCTCTTTTTTGGTTATGGGAGTCTGGGGGTTAATCATTGCATCTATAGTTAATCTGTTTCTTGGAAGCAGTCCTCTCTACTTTGCAATATCGTTTGTATCAGTGGTAGTGTTTACTTTAATGACCGCATACGATGCTCAAAGAATCAAAGATGTTTATTATAGGTATAATGATGGCTCAGAAGTTGCAACCACTAAGCTGGCAATACTTGGTGCAACTAATCTTTACTTTGACTTCATCAATATATTCCTCAATTTACTCAGGTTACTTAACTTGTTCAACAATAAGGATTAG
- the dapA gene encoding 4-hydroxy-tetrahydrodipicolinate synthase, translated as MKSTFLWTACVTPFNYNGNSIDYQSLQRLLTIQAEAENGVVLLGSTGESLSLTDSEKRTLVEFVCELKSNTKIIIGVPGVNLYQTLEWLDFCKGMPIHGYLMTTPIYAKPGIMGQTLWFEKLLKKAHVPAMLYNIPSRAGVSLNTETVRNLSSHEKFWAIKDSSGTVDTLIEYKKVALNIEVFCGDDNMISDMAAYGAAGLVSVAANVWPRVVHEYVKQCMSGKDSQADSWQQACKALFAASNPIPTKALLHDIGLIEHKTVRLPLSTEDLPSIETLRQANEMILRWKELAND; from the coding sequence TTGAAATCTACATTTTTATGGACTGCTTGTGTTACTCCTTTTAATTACAATGGAAATAGCATAGATTACCAAAGTTTGCAGCGTTTACTTACAATACAAGCTGAAGCTGAAAATGGTGTAGTGTTACTGGGTAGCACAGGTGAAAGCTTATCGCTTACTGATTCTGAAAAGCGTACATTAGTTGAATTTGTATGTGAGCTAAAATCAAATACGAAAATTATAATTGGTGTACCAGGAGTGAATCTATATCAAACTCTTGAATGGCTTGATTTTTGCAAGGGTATGCCTATTCACGGCTATCTAATGACAACTCCCATTTATGCAAAGCCCGGAATTATGGGGCAGACTTTATGGTTTGAAAAGCTGCTTAAAAAAGCACATGTGCCAGCCATGCTTTACAATATTCCATCAAGAGCAGGAGTGAGTCTTAATACTGAAACTGTACGTAACTTATCCAGCCATGAAAAATTTTGGGCTATAAAAGATTCAAGTGGAACTGTTGATACTTTAATTGAGTATAAGAAAGTTGCACTAAATATTGAGGTGTTTTGTGGAGATGATAATATGATATCTGATATGGCAGCTTATGGTGCGGCTGGTCTAGTTTCTGTTGCTGCCAATGTTTGGCCACGTGTAGTACATGAATATGTTAAGCAATGTATGAGTGGCAAGGACTCTCAGGCAGATAGTTGGCAACAAGCTTGCAAAGCTCTATTTGCTGCCAGCAATCCAATACCTACTAAAGCACTCCTGCATGATATTGGGCTCATAGAACACAAAACTGTCCGACTACCACTCAGCACAGAAGACTTGCCTTCTATTGAAACATTGAGGCAAGCCAACGAAATGATTCTTAGATGGAAAGAATTGGCCAATGATTAG
- a CDS encoding deoxyguanosinetriphosphate triphosphohydrolase, whose translation MSNNNFLLSYACFPNKTKGRNFKEPEDENRSCFQRDRDRIIHSNAFRKLGYKTQVFINYEHDYYRTRLTHSLEVAQIARSIARRLSLDEDITECIALAHDLGHPPFGHAGEDALVQVDNEKYKFDHNVQAIRILTYLEQKHADFNGMNLSWEVIEGVAKHNGPLLGQNTVSHTNNQLLLEYNEKYDLKLEEFSSIEAQVASIADDIAYSVHDLDDALRANLVTIEDLLDVPLIGTMFKDVRSEYSELAQSKLIHESLSRAIGIMINDVVFQTEKNIKDYKIKSVEDVRGLNKMLVTFSPEVANATKEMKKFNMEKIYRSYKLNRTMSKAKRIVQELFQCFYENPGLLPIEWNKLAYESQRSVIICDYISGMTDRFAIHEHRRIFDTSYEMTSF comes from the coding sequence ATGTCAAACAATAATTTTCTATTAAGTTACGCGTGCTTTCCAAATAAAACAAAAGGAAGAAATTTCAAAGAGCCAGAAGACGAAAATCGCAGCTGTTTTCAGCGTGATAGGGACCGCATTATTCATTCTAATGCATTTAGGAAATTAGGATACAAAACACAAGTTTTTATCAATTATGAGCATGACTACTATCGCACTCGGCTAACTCATAGCCTTGAAGTTGCGCAGATTGCAAGATCCATCGCACGCAGGCTCAGCCTAGATGAGGACATTACTGAATGCATAGCGCTTGCACATGACCTTGGTCATCCTCCATTTGGTCACGCAGGTGAGGATGCTCTAGTTCAAGTTGATAACGAGAAGTATAAGTTTGATCATAACGTTCAAGCTATAAGGATTTTAACTTATCTCGAGCAAAAACATGCTGACTTTAATGGCATGAATCTAAGTTGGGAAGTGATTGAAGGTGTTGCAAAGCATAACGGTCCTTTACTTGGTCAAAATACGGTATCCCACACAAATAATCAGCTGTTATTAGAATACAATGAAAAATATGATCTAAAGCTTGAAGAATTTTCAAGCATTGAAGCACAAGTTGCTTCAATTGCCGATGATATTGCTTACAGTGTTCACGACCTTGATGATGCACTCAGAGCAAATTTAGTAACCATCGAAGATTTGCTTGATGTTCCTTTAATTGGCACAATGTTTAAAGACGTAAGGAGTGAATATTCAGAATTGGCCCAAAGCAAACTCATACATGAATCACTGAGTAGAGCTATAGGAATTATGATAAATGATGTCGTTTTTCAGACTGAAAAAAATATTAAAGACTACAAAATAAAAAGCGTAGAAGATGTAAGAGGTCTAAATAAAATGCTAGTCACATTTTCACCAGAAGTTGCAAATGCCACAAAAGAGATGAAAAAATTTAACATGGAAAAAATATACAGAAGCTATAAATTGAATAGAACAATGAGCAAAGCAAAACGTATAGTACAGGAGCTTTTTCAATGTTTTTATGAAAACCCAGGGTTATTACCTATAGAATGGAACAAGCTTGCTTATGAATCTCAGCGTTCAGTAATAATATGTGATTATATCTCAGGTATGACAGATAGATTTGCCATACACGAGCACAGAAGAATTTTTGATACCTCATACGAAATGACTTCTTTCTAA
- the ispH gene encoding 4-hydroxy-3-methylbut-2-enyl diphosphate reductase — translation MEIILAEPRGFCAGVKRAVDILAITLEKYKNKCQVYVLHEIVHNKYIVEDFKRQGVVFVNSIEEIEDNGGILIFSAHGVSKNIEDKAKRKGIQVIDATCPLVSKVHKEAKRYENSGKELILIGHENHPEVKGIRGRVNNPITLVQTLQDVYDLKVKDPDNLSYVTQTTLSIDDTHEIIAALKLRFPNIIGPDLKDICYATQNRQNAVKKLAEIVDMVLVVGSKNSSNSNRLLDLCTARGKKAYLIDNYSCVNKSWFQGVEKIGITAGASAPDILVDELVNYLKINMNTKVSVMPDGFTENVQFKCTKW, via the coding sequence ATGGAAATTATCTTAGCTGAGCCGCGAGGTTTTTGTGCCGGGGTAAAAAGAGCTGTGGACATATTAGCTATTACTTTAGAAAAATACAAAAACAAGTGCCAAGTTTATGTGCTACACGAAATTGTTCACAATAAATATATAGTAGAGGACTTTAAGAGACAAGGAGTGGTTTTTGTGAACAGTATCGAGGAAATTGAAGATAATGGAGGAATACTGATCTTCAGCGCGCACGGAGTATCAAAAAATATAGAAGATAAGGCAAAAAGAAAGGGTATTCAAGTGATTGATGCAACATGTCCTTTAGTCAGCAAAGTGCATAAAGAGGCAAAAAGGTATGAAAATAGTGGTAAAGAATTAATTCTCATTGGGCATGAAAACCATCCAGAAGTTAAGGGAATTAGGGGAAGAGTAAACAATCCTATCACTTTAGTACAAACTTTGCAGGATGTATATGATTTAAAGGTTAAAGATCCAGATAATTTGTCTTATGTTACACAAACCACATTAAGCATCGATGATACCCATGAAATTATTGCTGCTCTAAAGCTCAGATTTCCAAATATAATAGGTCCAGATTTAAAGGACATATGCTATGCAACGCAAAACAGACAAAATGCTGTTAAAAAGCTAGCTGAAATTGTAGACATGGTATTAGTTGTAGGAAGTAAAAATAGTTCAAATTCAAACCGCTTATTAGATCTGTGCACTGCAAGAGGAAAAAAAGCCTACTTGATTGATAATTATAGCTGTGTGAATAAAAGCTGGTTTCAAGGCGTAGAAAAGATAGGAATTACTGCAGGTGCTTCTGCTCCTGACATATTAGTTGATGAATTAGTAAATTACTTAAAAATAAATATGAATACAAAAGTTTCAGTTATGCCAGATGGGTTCACTGAAAATGTTCAGTTTAAGTGTACTAAATGGTAA
- a CDS encoding penicillin-binding transpeptidase domain-containing protein, whose translation MVSLPDFNPNLQNKAEDVQKFNRTSLGVYEMGSVLKFFTIAAALDANVTKTSDLYDVSTPITIGKYKIQDFHKSKIPKITAQDIFVKSFNIGAAKIAVKLSIEKQVEYFKAMKLFSPLKIEVPEKSTPIIPDKRSENTLITASYGYGIAITPIHLAQTAAALINNGIFHNATLMLNKRSIGEQIISRRTSREMRKLLRAAVTDGTGRKAKIKAYSIGGKTGSAEKVVDGKYSKDANIASFIGVLTMLDPRYIVLIAIDEPQGMHHTGGIIAAPIVKNIINRIAPILNVTPEM comes from the coding sequence ATGGTCAGTCTACCTGATTTTAACCCCAACCTACAGAATAAGGCAGAAGACGTACAAAAGTTTAATCGCACCAGTCTTGGGGTGTATGAGATGGGATCGGTGCTAAAATTCTTTACAATAGCCGCAGCGCTTGATGCAAACGTTACAAAAACTAGCGATTTATATGATGTATCAACACCAATCACCATTGGAAAGTATAAAATTCAGGATTTTCACAAATCTAAAATTCCAAAAATTACTGCGCAAGATATATTTGTAAAATCATTCAACATTGGTGCAGCGAAAATTGCAGTCAAATTAAGCATTGAAAAACAAGTAGAATACTTTAAAGCTATGAAGCTATTTTCTCCTTTAAAAATAGAAGTACCAGAAAAATCTACACCGATAATCCCGGATAAACGGAGTGAAAACACTTTAATAACAGCATCTTATGGTTATGGCATAGCTATAACTCCTATACATCTTGCACAAACTGCAGCAGCATTAATCAACAATGGGATATTTCATAACGCAACCTTGATGTTGAATAAAAGAAGTATAGGAGAGCAAATTATCTCAAGAAGAACCTCCAGGGAAATGAGAAAATTATTACGCGCAGCAGTAACAGATGGCACTGGCAGAAAAGCAAAAATAAAGGCATATTCAATAGGAGGAAAAACTGGATCGGCGGAAAAAGTTGTAGATGGTAAATATAGCAAAGATGCAAACATAGCGTCATTTATAGGAGTACTAACTATGCTTGACCCAAGGTATATAGTGCTAATTGCTATTGATGAACCTCAAGGAATGCACCACACCGGGGGAATAATTGCTGCGCCTATAGTAAAAAACATTATAAATAGAATAGCACCTATACTAAATGTTACACCTGAGATGTAA
- a CDS encoding heme biosynthesis protein HemY, whose product MSTDYNINLTDNALRKIYSLVEQEGDESSVLRVAVSGGGCSGFKYNFLMDKVNKKMSLDDEDDDEFDDEDDDYEDSEDYRIHSSFSTSGKDIIVNDENGNPVLMVDNCSAKFLNNSTIDYTEDLSGSGFQIKNALAKSRCGCGNSFSV is encoded by the coding sequence ATGTCAACAGATTACAATATTAACTTAACTGACAATGCGTTAAGGAAAATCTACTCCCTTGTAGAACAGGAAGGAGATGAGAGTTCTGTTTTGCGGGTTGCAGTGTCAGGTGGTGGATGTTCTGGCTTCAAGTATAATTTTCTTATGGATAAAGTAAATAAGAAGATGTCTTTGGATGACGAAGATGATGATGAATTTGATGACGAAGACGACGATTATGAAGACAGTGAGGACTATAGAATTCACTCCAGCTTTAGCACAAGTGGTAAAGATATAATAGTTAATGATGAAAATGGGAACCCTGTGTTAATGGTTGATAATTGTTCAGCAAAATTTTTAAATAACTCAACTATAGATTATACTGAGGATCTAAGTGGTTCTGGTTTTCAAATCAAGAACGCTCTCGCTAAGTCTCGATGTGGGTGTGGTAACAGTTTCTCGGTTTAA
- a CDS encoding quinone oxidoreductase family protein → MVRAIQIKKTGGPEVLEFVDKNIGEPKGEEVLVRHTTIGLNRYDLEHRKGMRKIKDLPSALGVEAVGVIEKLGKKISDGFKVGDRVGYSTAPPGAYCEKRIIHQKYLIKIPDDISDEVAAAVLFKGMTAHYLVNQSYKIRPGAFVLVHGANGGLGQIICQWAKDKKGVVIGSVSSNEKMKIALQSGCAYAINYNDKGFVSKVMEITQNRGVGAVYDPIGYATSKLSFESLGRFGIYVSYGQISGNAPISFSLLSSRSLFATGTSIYHYKHDRFTLVLTTMEIFEMLRKKILTVRINKKYKFDEIIQAHRDMENRKASGLNIIKVS, encoded by the coding sequence ATGGTTAGAGCTATACAAATTAAAAAAACTGGAGGACCAGAAGTATTAGAATTTGTAGATAAGAACATAGGCGAGCCAAAAGGCGAGGAAGTTTTAGTACGTCACACAACTATCGGCTTAAATCGTTATGATTTAGAACACAGAAAAGGTATGCGCAAAATTAAAGATTTGCCATCAGCGCTTGGAGTGGAAGCAGTGGGAGTGATTGAAAAGCTTGGTAAAAAAATCAGTGATGGATTTAAGGTTGGAGACAGAGTTGGATATTCCACAGCTCCTCCAGGGGCATATTGTGAAAAGCGCATTATACATCAGAAATATCTGATAAAAATTCCAGATGATATATCTGATGAAGTTGCCGCTGCAGTGCTGTTTAAAGGTATGACAGCTCACTATTTAGTTAATCAATCTTATAAAATCAGGCCTGGTGCTTTTGTATTAGTTCATGGAGCTAATGGTGGTTTAGGACAAATAATATGCCAATGGGCAAAGGATAAAAAAGGTGTAGTGATAGGTTCTGTGAGCTCTAACGAAAAAATGAAGATAGCTTTACAAAGTGGCTGCGCATACGCAATAAACTATAATGATAAAGGCTTCGTTTCTAAAGTTATGGAAATTACGCAAAACAGAGGAGTAGGTGCAGTGTATGACCCTATAGGTTACGCTACAAGCAAGCTTTCTTTTGAATCTTTAGGCAGGTTCGGCATATACGTTTCCTATGGGCAGATATCAGGTAACGCTCCTATTAGTTTTTCTTTACTTAGTTCACGTTCGTTATTTGCAACTGGAACCTCAATATATCACTATAAGCATGATAGATTCACATTAGTGCTTACCACAATGGAAATCTTCGAGATGCTAAGAAAAAAAATTTTAACTGTACGGATCAATAAAAAATATAAATTTGATGAAATAATTCAAGCCCATCGCGATATGGAAAATAGAAAAGCAAGCGGGCTGAATATCATCAAAGTCTCTTAA
- the ssb gene encoding single-stranded DNA-binding protein produces the protein MSSGTINKVILVGNLGKDPEIRTTQNGKEMASFSIATSESWTDKFSGMRSEKTEWHNIVVFSEGLVKIVKDFARKGSKVYVEGSLRTRKWTDQNGSERYTTEVVLYNFNSALTLLDSRNGVSNSDYKPSEYKQNETEQKDKHRSFDSDIKEELIDDEIPF, from the coding sequence ATGTCTAGTGGTACTATAAATAAAGTCATATTAGTTGGTAATTTAGGAAAAGATCCTGAAATTAGGACTACACAAAATGGGAAAGAGATGGCAAGTTTTTCGATAGCCACATCTGAAAGCTGGACTGACAAATTTTCTGGTATGCGTTCTGAAAAAACAGAATGGCATAATATTGTAGTTTTTAGTGAAGGGTTAGTAAAGATTGTTAAAGATTTTGCGCGCAAAGGTAGTAAAGTTTACGTTGAAGGTTCTCTAAGAACTAGAAAATGGACTGACCAAAATGGTAGTGAAAGGTATACGACAGAGGTGGTGCTATATAACTTTAATAGTGCCCTTACCCTTTTAGATTCACGAAACGGTGTGTCAAACTCTGATTACAAGCCAAGTGAATACAAACAAAATGAAACAGAACAAAAAGATAAACACAGAAGTTTTGACAGCGATATAAAAGAGGAACTAATTGATGATGAAATACCATTTTAA
- a CDS encoding alpha/beta hydrolase, whose protein sequence is MVEVFLNNSTKKIEGRYHQSKDTNAPVVLILHHHPQYGGSMDSKIIHSIYESFIDNNFSALTINFRGVGKSTGTFDKGIGELTDAAVAIDWLQEHNSNNVPIWVVGFSFGAWVAMQLTMRRPEIVSFVALSLPATKYDFSFLSPCPVPGLIIQSNNDTISEEGDVTELAQRLINSIKSDHMEYYIVDNTNHFLRDKEEEVVQIIDNYIKLRLNSAATSSKKAKKEVRVKEYA, encoded by the coding sequence ATGGTAGAAGTCTTTTTAAATAATTCAACAAAAAAGATAGAAGGTAGATACCATCAAAGCAAAGATACTAATGCACCGGTTGTACTAATTTTACACCACCATCCCCAATATGGTGGTAGTATGGATAGTAAGATTATACATAGTATATATGAATCCTTTATCGATAATAACTTTTCTGCATTGACAATTAATTTTCGTGGCGTCGGAAAATCTACCGGAACTTTTGATAAGGGTATAGGAGAATTAACTGATGCTGCAGTAGCTATTGATTGGCTTCAGGAGCATAACTCTAACAACGTTCCAATTTGGGTAGTCGGTTTTTCTTTTGGAGCATGGGTAGCTATGCAGTTGACAATGCGCCGTCCAGAGATAGTAAGTTTTGTTGCCCTTTCTCTTCCAGCAACTAAATACGATTTCTCTTTTCTCTCTCCCTGTCCAGTCCCTGGACTTATAATACAAAGCAATAATGATACAATTTCAGAAGAAGGCGATGTAACAGAATTAGCACAAAGGTTAATAAACTCGATAAAAAGTGACCATATGGAATACTACATAGTAGACAATACTAATCACTTTTTGAGGGATAAAGAAGAGGAAGTAGTTCAAATTATAGATAACTATATAAAACTACGCTTAAACAGTGCAGCTACTTCTTCCAAGAAAGCTAAAAAAGAGGTAAGAGTAAAAGAATATGCCTAA